In a genomic window of Cynocephalus volans isolate mCynVol1 chromosome 1, mCynVol1.pri, whole genome shotgun sequence:
- the LOC134385641 gene encoding LOW QUALITY PROTEIN: small ribosomal subunit protein eS12-like (The sequence of the model RefSeq protein was modified relative to this genomic sequence to represent the inferred CDS: inserted 4 bases in 2 codons) has protein sequence MQQLVPDYAYSALSHSGGSVLRKFTPLSQRGSCGIVDINSALQEVLKTTLIYDGLVRGIHKAAKALDKCEDHLYVLASNCDKPVYVKLVDSLYAEHQINPIKVDDKKLGEWVGVCRMNREGKXCKVVGCSCVXYGKESQAKDVIKEYFKWKK, from the exons ATGCAACAGTTGGTGCCTGATTATGCATACTCTGCCCTCAGTCACTCAGGAGGCTCAG TCTTACGAAAATTTACCCCTCTTTCCCAGAGAGGGTCTTGTGGCATTGTGGACATTAACAGTGCTTTACAAGAGGTGCTGAAGACCACCCTCATCTATGATGGCCTAGTACGTGGAATTCACAAAGCTGCCAAAGCCTTAGACAAGTGTGAAGACCATCTTTATGTGCTTGCGTCCAACTGTGATAAGCCTGTGTATGTCAAGTTGGTGGACTCCCTTTATGCTGAACACCAAATCAACCCAATTAAGGTTGATGACAAGAAACTAGGGGAATGGGTAGGTGTCTGTAGAATGAACAGAGAGGGAAA CTGTAAAGTGGTTGGTTGCAGTTGTGT GTATGGCAAAGAATCCCAGGCCAAGGATGTCATCAAAGAATACTTCAAATGGAAGAAATGA